Proteins found in one Triticum aestivum cultivar Chinese Spring chromosome 4D, IWGSC CS RefSeq v2.1, whole genome shotgun sequence genomic segment:
- the LOC123100687 gene encoding G-type lectin S-receptor-like serine/threonine-protein kinase B120 translates to MAMYSSLPVYAILLLLSWTFNSLPLCASDNRIVAGKPLSPGNVLVSQDGVFALGFFSPSNSTKNYHYVGIWYNRIPERTVVWVSNRAAPITTNLSSANLVVTNNSDIVLSDSNGRVLWTTNNSVSMNSISVEAVLDNTGNFILRSLADSAILWQSFDHPTDTLLPGMNIRLSHNTLPLQHLVSWKAQHDPSPGEFSYGADPSSLLQCFIWNGSRPHLRSPVWTNYLYMDKFNKSAIYMALHHAGDEVYMSFGMPTGSFILLVRMQIDYLGKVNILSWDSNMSVWRALYAEPQHECNTYGYCGPYGYCDNTATVPVCKCLDGFEPRDGKGWIAGSFSQGCRPKEVRRCTHGDDFLAFPGMKVPDKFLHLPSRSFDECREECRSNCSCVAYAYSRMSNMDIDGDDTRCLVWMGDLIDMENNTQGGENLYVRTRILQGDMKKITTLEIVLSVVSSFLVLICVGLICIYAFRDGTRKLLLNWSTRFKIIRGVARGLLYLHQDSRLMMIHRDLKASNILLDAEMSPKISDFGTARLFGVHEQEGHTNQVVGTFGYMSPEYAMEGIISVKSDVYSFGVLLLEIVSGMKIGTTTPSAHARAHNLIDYAWSLRKDGKMMDLVDSSIVEGCSLVEPLRCIHIGLLSVQDDPDARPLMSSVIASLDNKDIELPQPKEPMCFARRNYGAGESQADDLSLENLKGR, encoded by the exons ATGGCAATGTATTCTTCCCTTCCTGTGTACGCcattcttttgcttctttcttggACATTCAATTCGTTGCCTCTTTGTGCATCCGATAACCGGATTGTCGCTGGCAAGCCGCTCTCCCCTGGCAATGTCCTCGTCTCTCAAGATGGGGTGTTTGCCCTGGGATTCTTCTCCCCATCCAACTCCACCAAGAACTATCACTATGTTGGCATATGGTACAATCGCATCCCGGAGCGCACGGTGGTATGGGTTTCTAACCGTGCGGCTCCGATCACCACTAACCTCTCCTCTGCAAATCTTGTCGTCACCAACAACTCCGACATAGTCTTGTCTGATAGCAATGGTCGTGTCCTCTGGACAACGAACAACAGCGTCAGCATGAATTCCATCTCGGTGGAAGCAGTGTTGGACAACACTGGCAACTTCATCCTTAGATCACTAGCTGACAGTGCCATACTATGGCAAAGCTTCGACCACCCCACCGACACCCTCCTACCCGGCATGAACATCAGGCTCAGCCACAACACGCTTCCACTGCAGCACCTCGTCTCTTGGAAGGCCCAACATGACCCATCCCCCGGTGAGTTCTCCTACGGCGCAGACCCTAGCAGCCTCCTCCAGTGCTTCATTTGGAATGGCTCGAGACCACACCTGCGAAGCCCGGTGTGGACAAACTACCTCTACATGGACAAATTCAACAAGTCTGCCATTTACATGGCCTTACATCACGCCGGCGATGAGGTGTACATGTCCTTCGGCATGCCGACTGGTTCCTTCATCCTGTTGGTCAGGATGCAGATTGACTACTTGGGCAAGGTAAATATACTAAGCTGGGACAGCAACATGTCAGTATGGAGAGCTCTGTATGCAGAGCCTCAACATGAGTGCAATACGTACGGCTACTGCGGTCCTTATGGTTACTGCGACAACACAGCAACCGTCCCAGTTTGCAAGTGCCTTGACGGTTTTGAGCCGAGGGATGGTAAAGGATGGATCGCCGGTAGCTTCTCACAGGGATGCCGACCGAAGGAGGTGCGAAGGTGCACCCATGGAGATGATTTCCTAGCCTTTCCAGGCATGAAGGTCCCTGACAAATTCCTTCATCTCCCGAGTAGAAGCTTTGACGAGTGCAGAGAGGAATGTAGAAGCAATTGCTCCTGCGTGGCATATGCTTACTCCAGGATGAGCAACATGGATATTGATGGAGATGACACAAGATGCTTGGTATGGATGGGAGATTTGATCGACATGGAGAACAACACTCAAGGAGGGGAGAACCTCTATGTTCGGACTAGAATATTGCAAG GTGACATGAAAAAGATCACAACCCTAGAAATTGTATTATCAGTTGTTTCAAGTTTTCTAGTACTCATATGCGTGGGGCTTATTTGCATCTATGCTTTTAGAG ATGGTACAAGAAAATTGCTGCTAAACTGGTCCACAAGATTTAAGATAATCAGGGGTGTAGCAAGGGGCCTTCTTTATCTCCACCAAGATTCCAGATTGATGATGATTCATAGAGATCTCAAAGCAAGTAACATATTGTTGGATGCTGAGATGAGCCCCAAAATTTCTGATTTTGGTACAGCTAGGCTCTTTGGTGTCCATGAACAGGAAGGACATACCAATCAAGTTGTTGGAACATT TGGATACATGTCACCGGAATACGCAATGGAAGGTATCATCTCTGTAAAATCCGATGTTTACAGCTTTGGCGTATTACTTCTAGAGATTGTAAGTGGCATGAAGATCGGCACCACAACCCCAAGCGCACATGCACGCGCTCATAACCTTATAGATTAT GCATGGAGCTTAAGGAAGGATGGGAAAATGATGGATCTAGTCGACTCATCTATTGTAGAGGGTTGCTCTCTCGTTGAACCTCTACGATGCATACATATCGGACTCTTGTCGGTGCAGGACGACCCAGACGCTCGCCCCCTCATGTCTTCGGTGATAGCAAGCTTGGATAACAAAGATATTGAGCTCCCACAGCCGAAAGAGCCTATGTGCTTTGCACGTCGTAACTACGGAGCTGGCGAAAGCCAAGCAGATGACCTGAGCCTCGAAAACCTCAAGGGGCGCTAG